A stretch of Pseudoalteromonas sp. A25 DNA encodes these proteins:
- a CDS encoding two-component system response regulator: MNKWLIYLLEDNEDDIYLIQQFLVNHNGRHQFKLKSLKNLATLKLATRQCSPDILLIDLNLPDSSGLNTLITVKHFVPNIPIVVLTGDSNERIGEQTIQLGAQDYIPKHELTSSLLARTIIFSKERFELQRNLENMVVMDKLTMLNNRGSFDNELHKYVQDAIRYDTSFGLLFIDLDNFKAVNDELGHQAGDQLLRGIAAKLKMFRRTSDFVARYGGDEFVIIAPHIADKNQLMKLAQHKYSLLADNYCIEGSNNQIHEIHLEVSIGAVLFPDDGETESKLIQNADASMYEAKEAGKPFRICKDKD; the protein is encoded by the coding sequence ATGAATAAATGGCTAATTTATCTTTTAGAAGATAATGAAGATGATATTTACTTAATACAGCAGTTCCTCGTGAACCATAATGGGCGTCATCAGTTTAAGCTTAAGTCTTTAAAAAACCTTGCTACATTAAAATTAGCTACACGGCAATGTTCACCTGACATTCTGCTCATTGACCTCAATTTACCAGACAGCTCAGGGCTCAACACTCTTATTACCGTCAAACACTTCGTGCCAAACATTCCCATCGTTGTGCTCACTGGCGACTCAAATGAGAGAATTGGAGAGCAAACCATCCAGTTAGGTGCTCAAGATTACATTCCAAAACATGAACTAACGAGTTCTCTGTTAGCTAGAACAATCATTTTTTCAAAAGAGAGATTCGAATTGCAGCGTAATCTAGAGAATATGGTTGTAATGGATAAACTCACTATGCTCAATAACCGAGGCTCATTCGATAACGAACTACATAAGTATGTTCAAGATGCTATCAGGTACGATACAAGTTTTGGTTTGCTGTTTATCGATTTAGATAACTTTAAAGCCGTTAATGATGAGTTAGGGCATCAAGCTGGAGATCAGCTCTTAAGAGGCATTGCTGCGAAACTAAAAATGTTTCGTCGAACATCTGATTTTGTAGCCAGGTATGGTGGAGACGAGTTCGTTATAATCGCGCCACATATAGCGGACAAAAACCAACTCATGAAACTGGCACAGCACAAGTATAGCTTACTTGCCGATAATTACTGCATCGAAGGAAGCAACAATCAAATCCATGAAATACACCTAGAAGTGAGTATAGGCGCGGTACTCTTTCCTGATGATGGCGAAACCGAAAGCAAATTAATACAAAACGCCGATGCCTCGATGTATGAAGCAAAAGAAGCGGGAAAACCTTTTCGAATATGCAAGGACAAAGATTGA
- the lexA gene encoding transcriptional repressor LexA produces MRPLTKRQEQVFELIKVFIKDTGMPPTRAEIAEALGFKSANAAEEHLKALAKKGVIEMVPGASRGIRLVEEIEKEDPGLPLIGRVAAGEPILAQQHVETHCQIDAHLFKPAADYLLRVNGMSMKDIGILDGDLLAVHSTKVAENGQVVVARVEDEVTVKRLEKAGKKVLLHAENEEFSPITVDLEYQSFEIEGLAVGIIRNNSWV; encoded by the coding sequence ATGCGTCCACTTACAAAAAGACAAGAACAAGTATTTGAACTAATCAAGGTGTTTATTAAAGATACGGGAATGCCTCCGACTCGAGCTGAGATTGCAGAAGCACTAGGGTTTAAAAGCGCGAATGCAGCCGAAGAGCACTTGAAGGCGCTAGCCAAAAAAGGTGTGATTGAAATGGTGCCTGGTGCGAGCCGTGGGATTAGATTAGTTGAAGAAATAGAGAAAGAAGATCCAGGACTACCTCTGATTGGGCGCGTAGCTGCTGGGGAGCCGATTTTAGCGCAGCAGCATGTAGAAACGCATTGCCAAATTGATGCTCACTTATTTAAACCAGCAGCCGATTACTTACTCAGAGTAAATGGTATGAGTATGAAGGATATAGGTATTTTAGACGGAGATTTGCTAGCAGTTCACAGTACTAAAGTTGCAGAAAATGGTCAGGTTGTTGTTGCTAGAGTTGAAGATGAAGTAACTGTTAAAAGATTGGAGAAGGCGGGGAAAAAAGTGCTTTTACATGCTGAAAATGAAGAGTTTTCGCCAATCACTGTTGATTTGGAGTATCAGTCTTTTGAGATTGAGGGCCTTGCTGTCGGCATTATTCGAAATAATAGCTGGGTTTGA
- a CDS encoding type 1 glutamine amidotransferase domain-containing protein, translating to MKKVLIPVTNHATLGTTEQANGTYAPELTHVVHVLNSNSIAFDIASIQGGKAPLYGTDIEGDDVNSQVLSDSSFKAQIDNTLVASQVNIEDYDAIFYPGGFGLLSDLAINKDIGGMAAKHYEAGGIIAAVCHGPAALLPITLSNGEPLLANKHVTAFTREEEIDFGTINDIPFLLEESLTRNAAKYSKVQPWGEFVIEDDRVITGQNPTSAHAVGEALVKLLS from the coding sequence ATGAAAAAAGTACTTATTCCAGTTACTAACCATGCAACACTAGGCACTACAGAACAGGCAAATGGTACCTATGCTCCAGAACTAACGCACGTGGTTCATGTATTGAACAGCAACAGCATTGCGTTTGATATTGCCTCTATACAAGGTGGCAAGGCGCCTCTTTACGGCACAGACATCGAAGGCGATGACGTGAATAGCCAAGTATTAAGTGACTCTTCGTTCAAAGCACAGATCGACAATACCTTAGTCGCTTCACAGGTGAATATTGAAGATTATGATGCGATTTTCTACCCGGGTGGCTTTGGCTTATTATCTGACTTAGCAATCAATAAAGACATTGGGGGCATGGCAGCAAAACATTATGAAGCGGGCGGTATCATTGCAGCAGTATGCCATGGCCCAGCGGCATTATTACCAATTACATTAAGCAATGGTGAGCCTTTACTTGCTAACAAACACGTTACCGCATTTACCCGAGAAGAAGAAATAGACTTTGGCACTATTAATGATATTCCATTCTTATTAGAAGAATCGCTCACTCGTAACGCAGCAAAATACAGCAAAGTACAACCTTGGGGTGAATTTGTAATTGAAGATGACCGTGTCATTACAGGCCAAAATCCAACAAGCGCTCATGCTGTGGGCGAAGCTTTAGTAAAGCTATTGTCATAA
- a CDS encoding glutathione S-transferase family protein: MIKVHHLNQSRSTRILWLLEELGLPYEVERHERDSATRLAPASLAKVHPLSKAPIIEHNGLVLCESGAIIEYILDQAPSEYLRPEKGSKAYFQYLEWLHFAEGSLGLPIIARLLMNMEQRDGTKPMDGYISKELNLDFSYIDNVLAKQNYFAGEQFSAADIMMTISLEIADSLNLLEGHDNITRYLGDMQSREAYKKARAFG, encoded by the coding sequence ATGATAAAAGTACACCACCTAAATCAATCTCGCTCAACGCGAATTTTATGGCTATTAGAAGAGCTTGGCCTGCCCTACGAAGTTGAGCGGCACGAACGTGATAGCGCAACGCGTTTGGCCCCAGCAAGCTTGGCAAAAGTTCACCCACTAAGCAAAGCACCTATTATTGAACATAATGGTTTGGTGCTTTGCGAGTCGGGCGCAATCATTGAGTATATTCTTGATCAAGCACCAAGTGAGTATTTGCGCCCAGAGAAGGGTTCCAAAGCATACTTTCAATACTTAGAGTGGCTGCACTTTGCTGAAGGGTCTTTAGGCTTGCCAATTATTGCCCGTTTACTTATGAACATGGAACAGCGAGATGGCACCAAACCGATGGATGGTTATATCAGCAAAGAGTTAAACCTAGATTTCTCATATATAGATAATGTGCTTGCAAAGCAAAACTACTTCGCTGGCGAGCAGTTTTCTGCCGCTGATATTATGATGACAATTTCGTTAGAAATCGCCGATAGCTTAAATTTACTTGAAGGGCACGATAATATCACCCGCTATCTTGGTGATATGCAAAGTAGAGAAGCGTATAAAAAAGCCCGCGCGTTTGGCTAA
- a CDS encoding GNAT family N-acetyltransferase — MITAITQKDFRNFWPTFKNIIQAQQTYAFDSNMSFEEAYQLWCQSPLKAFAYKVDGVVLGTYYLKANAMGPSSHICNCGYMVSEAARGQGIAQKLCEHSQRIAKEMGFEAMQFNSVVSTNEGAIRLWQRLGYSIIGTIPKAYKHPQLGYVDSHIMHKFLV; from the coding sequence ATGATCACCGCAATAACACAAAAAGACTTTCGCAACTTTTGGCCCACCTTTAAAAACATCATACAAGCACAGCAAACCTACGCATTTGACTCAAACATGTCATTTGAAGAGGCTTATCAACTTTGGTGCCAATCACCACTCAAAGCTTTTGCTTATAAAGTTGACGGTGTAGTTTTAGGCACGTATTACCTCAAAGCTAACGCCATGGGCCCAAGCAGTCATATTTGTAATTGTGGCTATATGGTCAGCGAAGCCGCAAGAGGCCAAGGTATTGCGCAAAAGCTCTGTGAACACTCGCAACGTATAGCCAAAGAAATGGGATTTGAAGCCATGCAATTTAACAGCGTGGTAAGCACCAATGAAGGTGCTATACGTTTATGGCAAAGACTTGGTTATAGCATTATAGGTACAATTCCCAAAGCCTATAAGCACCCACAGTTGGGGTATGTCGATAGTCATATTATGCATAAGTTTCTGGTTTAG
- a CDS encoding alginate lyase family protein: MNKSYLLLIASVLLAACGGGSESNGPSDGGVETTPPITKDTSAPTITAPSDLVVDADTQSGMTASSQQIVDFINSVTATDNSGTVTISHNIPQVIPFGTFEAVFTAADPSGNKATASVEIFVDEFPGTFLEPGSNWVAVCGLEGEVNNTDYGCELKKFSNYGYGRLTDYTVVNSAVLHVDERARQLELSSATEQQMFELCPVDLFPIGRLVSSSDVSQNNTEVFSNGLSELSNSMTFERVNAVYRAEQSSFDTMLSNFSVWANYAPMSDIDAVDGVERVNLRYALPSTVIAWHSLKSHRDIELPQLEAIQNFFEQWAQKIYVSQAHAIGSDMPTLLEQGNIGWLGDLGLMMLGVTENNDDYFRRGIARYFMILDKQVRADGSIVFESQRGDSALGYSTSALASVIMMAEVAAMQGYDLYSVEIDGKSIETMIDFNLRAYSDNELYHQYTQYQNPFFASPEQLKNWNNQTYENFDLETNQFLLSALEAYKRRFPNSAMTALAKSMFPESEYVRFVETSNGGIHTCDYRKL, translated from the coding sequence ATGAATAAGAGTTACTTATTGCTCATAGCAAGTGTGTTACTTGCCGCTTGTGGTGGCGGTAGCGAAAGTAATGGCCCCAGCGATGGCGGTGTTGAAACAACTCCCCCGATCACAAAAGATACATCGGCTCCGACAATAACGGCACCTAGCGATCTTGTTGTAGATGCAGATACGCAGAGTGGAATGACTGCGAGCTCACAACAAATTGTTGATTTTATTAACTCAGTGACGGCGACAGACAACAGCGGTACAGTGACTATCTCGCATAACATTCCGCAGGTTATTCCATTTGGCACGTTTGAGGCTGTTTTCACTGCTGCGGATCCAAGTGGTAATAAAGCGACAGCGTCGGTTGAGATATTTGTTGACGAATTCCCTGGTACGTTTTTAGAGCCTGGCTCTAACTGGGTGGCAGTGTGTGGCCTCGAAGGAGAAGTTAACAATACCGATTATGGCTGTGAATTGAAAAAGTTCTCAAACTATGGATACGGAAGGTTAACCGATTATACCGTTGTGAACTCTGCTGTGCTTCATGTTGATGAACGTGCCAGACAGCTTGAGTTATCTAGCGCAACCGAGCAGCAAATGTTTGAGCTTTGCCCAGTTGATTTGTTTCCAATAGGCAGGTTGGTGTCGTCTTCTGATGTTTCACAAAACAATACTGAGGTGTTTAGCAACGGCCTATCCGAACTATCTAATAGTATGACTTTTGAAAGAGTAAATGCCGTTTATCGCGCAGAACAAAGTTCATTCGATACCATGCTGTCGAACTTTTCTGTATGGGCCAATTATGCACCTATGTCTGATATCGATGCGGTTGATGGTGTTGAAAGAGTTAATTTGAGATATGCACTACCGTCTACAGTCATAGCTTGGCATTCATTAAAATCTCACCGAGACATTGAATTACCTCAACTTGAGGCGATACAAAACTTCTTCGAGCAGTGGGCTCAAAAAATATATGTATCTCAAGCTCATGCGATAGGTTCAGATATGCCGACGCTATTAGAGCAAGGTAACATAGGCTGGTTAGGTGATTTGGGTCTAATGATGCTGGGAGTGACAGAAAATAACGATGACTACTTTAGAAGAGGTATTGCGCGCTATTTTATGATTTTAGATAAACAAGTTAGAGCTGATGGCTCAATAGTTTTTGAATCACAGCGAGGAGACTCTGCGCTAGGTTATTCTACATCAGCGCTCGCGTCTGTCATTATGATGGCAGAGGTTGCAGCGATGCAGGGTTATGACCTGTATTCGGTTGAGATAGATGGCAAATCAATAGAGACGATGATTGACTTCAATTTAAGGGCTTACTCTGATAACGAGCTGTATCACCAGTATACTCAATATCAAAACCCATTTTTTGCCTCGCCGGAGCAATTAAAAAATTGGAACAACCAAACCTATGAGAATTTTGATTTAGAAACCAATCAGTTTTTACTGTCGGCTTTGGAAGCCTATAAAAGAAGATTTCCAAATAGTGCAATGACAGCTTTGGCTAAATCGATGTTCCCTGAGAGCGAGTATGTAAGGTTTGTTGAAACCTCAAATGGTGGCATTCACACGTGTGACTATCGAAAACTGTAA
- a CDS encoding sensor histidine kinase — translation MVFKLPELSLVNKITLSMLVVVTLCVALTLIFIGLPLAHALVILVLAITLSAIVSSFVCAPIRQGLEALELGLHNFKDGEFSNNLAYQSNDQLGRLCQLYNQTAEQLRKEKQWIYQRELMLDKVLESSPQALVLVNSNNIVVFSNLSARGLLQSSTHLEGISLSQALEQAPPELKQAINSGQDGLFNMLSEQEEVQTWHLATGQFLLNNQEHKLFIFKQLTRELNRQEVAVWKKVIRIISHELNNSLGPMSSMLHSGKILTSQLDEPRLQRVFSTIEERIKHLSEFVQGYGKFAKLPQPKLAEIDWQQLVSELAEQWQFNSQLTLPVTPCFADIMQLQQLLINLLKNAHESGSAADKVSLSIEQYGQGMMISVTDEGQGMSEQVMANALVPFYSTKTSGSGLGLALCREIVEAHHGYLSLHNASNIKSNTIGLLVKVFIPFGKPSAGQFSE, via the coding sequence ATGGTTTTTAAACTGCCCGAGTTGTCTTTGGTAAATAAAATTACGCTAAGCATGCTGGTGGTGGTGACTTTGTGCGTGGCACTTACACTGATCTTTATAGGTTTGCCACTTGCTCATGCTTTAGTCATTTTGGTATTGGCGATAACCTTGAGCGCAATTGTTTCAAGCTTTGTTTGCGCCCCAATAAGACAAGGCCTAGAAGCCCTTGAACTAGGCTTACATAATTTTAAAGACGGCGAGTTTTCAAACAACCTTGCCTATCAAAGCAATGACCAACTGGGTCGCTTATGCCAGTTATATAATCAAACCGCAGAACAACTGAGAAAAGAAAAACAGTGGATTTATCAACGTGAGCTGATGCTTGATAAAGTGCTAGAGAGCTCACCCCAAGCGTTGGTGTTGGTTAATAGTAATAACATTGTGGTGTTTAGCAACCTAAGCGCACGTGGTTTATTGCAATCGAGCACTCATCTTGAAGGCATAAGCTTATCGCAGGCTTTAGAACAAGCGCCACCGGAATTAAAGCAAGCTATTAACTCAGGTCAAGATGGGTTGTTTAATATGCTTAGCGAACAAGAAGAAGTGCAAACGTGGCACTTAGCAACCGGGCAGTTTTTATTAAATAATCAAGAGCATAAGCTTTTTATTTTTAAGCAGCTTACGCGAGAGTTGAATCGTCAAGAAGTCGCGGTATGGAAAAAAGTAATACGCATTATCAGCCATGAACTAAATAACTCCTTGGGCCCAATGTCATCAATGCTACACAGTGGGAAAATTCTGACCAGTCAGCTTGATGAACCAAGATTACAGCGGGTATTTTCAACCATTGAAGAGCGTATTAAACACCTGAGCGAATTTGTTCAAGGTTATGGAAAATTCGCCAAATTACCCCAACCCAAACTGGCCGAAATTGACTGGCAACAGCTGGTTAGTGAACTGGCTGAGCAGTGGCAATTTAACAGCCAACTCACCCTACCCGTAACCCCCTGTTTTGCAGATATTATGCAGCTGCAACAACTGCTGATTAACCTGCTAAAAAACGCCCATGAATCAGGCTCTGCTGCTGATAAAGTCAGTTTGAGTATTGAGCAATACGGGCAAGGCATGATGATAAGTGTTACAGATGAGGGGCAGGGTATGAGCGAACAAGTCATGGCCAATGCGCTTGTGCCTTTTTATTCAACCAAGACATCTGGCAGTGGCTTAGGCCTTGCACTGTGCCGAGAAATCGTAGAAGCGCACCATGGTTACTTGAGCTTGCACAATGCAAGCAATATCAAAAGCAACACAATCGGCTTACTGGTAAAAGTGTTCATTCCATTTGGTAAGCCATCTGCAGGTCAATTTAGCGAGTAG
- a CDS encoding sigma-54-dependent transcriptional regulator, with product MGKILIVDDNPAILEALSLLLEIHDYAVVTAQNAFEAQQMVQYQNIALVLQDMNFTSDTTSGEEGKTLFYRLREINPHLPIILITAWTELETAIELVKAGAADYIGKPWDDQKLLTSIANLVELGKAQASNANYKRQQAEREAPKAEANLAGLVYASTAMERIVDMALQLAKSDVSVLITGPNGSGKERIAEIIQANSLLKDKPFLKVNAGALPQELIEAELFGAEAGAYTGANKQRIGRFEAADGGTLFLDEIGNLPLAGQMKLLRVLQTGEFERLGSVQTRKVNVRVISATNANLLKDIQNGQFREDLYYRLNVIELQLPALCERPDDILPLVNHFLPNRPLSHTAQLALTAYSWPGNVRELENACKRAAVLKPDGELGEQDFTLQNDAPLYTAKAAKTKQEPTKQELEEAMRAHQGVIAKVARHFGMTRQALYRRLQKFEIEY from the coding sequence ATGGGAAAAATACTCATTGTTGATGACAACCCGGCTATTTTAGAGGCGTTGTCGTTATTACTAGAAATACATGATTATGCGGTGGTGACTGCGCAAAATGCGTTTGAAGCACAACAAATGGTGCAATACCAAAATATAGCCCTTGTATTACAGGATATGAACTTTACAAGCGATACCACCTCGGGTGAAGAGGGTAAAACCCTGTTTTATCGCTTAAGAGAGATTAACCCTCATTTACCGATTATTCTTATTACCGCTTGGACCGAGCTTGAGACCGCAATAGAATTGGTTAAAGCAGGCGCGGCTGATTACATTGGCAAACCTTGGGATGACCAAAAACTGTTGACCAGCATTGCGAATTTAGTTGAACTGGGCAAGGCTCAAGCCAGCAATGCCAATTACAAGCGTCAGCAAGCAGAGCGAGAAGCCCCCAAGGCAGAAGCCAATTTGGCGGGGCTAGTGTATGCCAGTACTGCGATGGAGCGAATTGTAGATATGGCTTTGCAATTGGCAAAGTCAGATGTGTCGGTGCTTATTACAGGACCAAACGGAAGCGGTAAAGAGCGCATTGCTGAAATTATTCAAGCGAACTCGTTATTAAAAGATAAGCCCTTTCTTAAAGTGAATGCAGGCGCGCTGCCGCAAGAGTTGATTGAGGCTGAGCTGTTTGGCGCAGAAGCCGGTGCCTATACGGGTGCTAACAAGCAACGAATTGGGCGTTTTGAAGCGGCAGATGGCGGTACTTTATTTTTAGACGAGATTGGTAACTTACCCTTAGCTGGGCAAATGAAATTACTCAGAGTATTGCAAACTGGGGAGTTTGAGCGCTTAGGCTCGGTGCAAACACGTAAAGTAAATGTGCGGGTTATTTCGGCTACTAACGCCAATTTACTAAAAGACATTCAAAACGGACAATTTCGTGAAGACCTATATTACCGGCTGAATGTGATTGAACTGCAACTTCCTGCGCTATGTGAAAGACCTGATGATATTTTGCCTTTGGTTAATCATTTCTTACCAAATAGGCCGTTATCACATACGGCGCAGCTTGCGCTAACAGCTTACTCATGGCCAGGTAATGTGCGGGAGCTAGAAAACGCCTGCAAAAGGGCGGCGGTACTTAAGCCTGACGGTGAGTTAGGTGAGCAAGATTTTACACTACAAAACGATGCACCCCTTTATACTGCCAAGGCAGCCAAAACCAAGCAAGAACCCACGAAGCAAGAACTAGAAGAGGCCATGCGTGCGCATCAAGGTGTTATTGCTAAAGTTGCACGCCATTTTGGTATGACGCGGCAAGCTTTGTATCGGCGTTTACAAAAGTTTGAGATTGAGTATTAA
- a CDS encoding ABC transporter permease produces MSELKPIFNALCRTKVGPILLLLQIAITTAIVSNSAFIINEKLAYLNQDTGYVEENIFSFQMMHFGQSVDYLRQSQMDEARLREIPGVVDAVMANSIPLSGGGAASTFRLKPTGEESKGLNSTVFEANEHFLNTLGVKIIEGRNFTESEIMLTTDYSKYPSIGIITKEVADELFENGDAIGKTLYRGDHAIQVIGIADMMKGPWLKSERKDRSVIVPFVTAEKLTQFIVRTEQGRRAEVMQKIEQTMLDLDRERVVEDIQGLEQLKADYVASDRLTMRMLLVMIVVLTLITALGIFGLTLFNISKRTKQIGTRRALGARKSDIIRYFLIENCLISVVGLVVGSGAALLMAQQLMKHYSLSQMPIIYVTVTALSVLCVSLLAVVGPAKRAANISPSIATRTI; encoded by the coding sequence ATGTCTGAATTAAAGCCAATTTTTAATGCGCTATGTCGCACCAAAGTCGGGCCTATCTTATTGCTATTACAGATAGCTATTACGACAGCCATAGTGAGTAACTCGGCATTTATCATTAATGAAAAGCTAGCCTATCTAAACCAAGACACTGGCTATGTTGAAGAAAACATTTTTTCATTTCAAATGATGCATTTTGGCCAAAGTGTGGACTATTTGCGTCAATCGCAGATGGATGAAGCAAGGTTAAGAGAAATACCTGGCGTTGTAGATGCGGTGATGGCTAATTCGATTCCATTGAGTGGTGGCGGCGCTGCAAGCACATTTCGGTTAAAGCCGACAGGCGAAGAAAGTAAAGGTCTAAACTCGACAGTATTTGAAGCAAATGAGCACTTTCTTAATACATTGGGTGTAAAAATAATAGAGGGGCGTAATTTTACAGAGTCGGAAATTATGCTCACGACAGATTATTCAAAGTATCCAAGTATAGGGATCATTACCAAGGAAGTGGCAGATGAACTCTTTGAAAATGGTGACGCAATTGGAAAAACGCTTTATAGAGGTGATCACGCTATTCAAGTAATTGGTATTGCCGATATGATGAAGGGGCCATGGCTAAAGTCGGAACGAAAAGACCGCTCAGTGATTGTACCGTTTGTAACGGCCGAAAAGCTAACTCAGTTTATCGTCAGAACAGAGCAGGGCAGACGCGCTGAAGTTATGCAAAAAATTGAGCAGACAATGTTGGATTTAGACAGAGAAAGAGTGGTTGAAGACATACAAGGACTAGAGCAACTAAAAGCAGACTACGTTGCATCTGATAGGCTGACGATGCGTATGTTACTGGTGATGATTGTGGTACTCACTTTAATCACGGCCTTAGGGATTTTTGGTTTAACGCTATTTAACATTAGCAAACGAACCAAACAAATTGGCACGCGCAGAGCACTAGGTGCGAGAAAGTCAGACATTATTCGCTACTTTTTAATTGAAAACTGTTTGATTTCGGTGGTTGGACTGGTTGTTGGTTCTGGGGCTGCGTTATTGATGGCGCAACAGTTAATGAAACATTATTCGTTGTCGCAAATGCCTATTATTTATGTGACGGTAACTGCGTTAAGTGTGTTGTGCGTTAGTTTGCTTGCAGTAGTTGGACCGGCAAAGCGTGCTGCTAATATCTCGCCGAGTATCGCTACAAGAACCATATAA
- a CDS encoding ABC transporter permease: protein MFLHYIDLSWRSFKRTPMVSLLMVLAIAIGIGVTMTSLSIHHMMSKDPIPKKSAVLHHLQLQTMDEGETYWSKDDVPFQVTYKDAINLQNANLPYLRSAMYKAGFSVHLNSPEQKPFVEAVRLSSKDIFEMFDLQFIHGGTWTQQQQDDIAPVAVISKTINEKLFKGQNSIGQSFYLDDIRVQVVGVIEDWETPVKYYDTNNGSFNSAEQIFIPITLGAAHEVVTWGNTNGWKDEPDDTFKDLLVSESLWLQFWVQLNNQQEKEEFERYLMSYMQQQQALGRFNREQLNYNLFDVMELMEYRGVVREDNKIMVTLSFMFLVVCIANILSLLLAKFLRRASEVGVRRALGASKRQVFYQHLVEVSMIGLMGGVLGIIVAQIGLWGVRISHRGYGDLASMDVTMLLSAPVIAILACMIAGLYPAWVVCKTTPAIHLKSQ from the coding sequence ATGTTTTTGCATTATATCGATCTGAGTTGGCGCAGCTTTAAGCGTACGCCGATGGTGAGTTTACTCATGGTGTTGGCGATAGCCATCGGTATTGGGGTCACCATGACAAGTTTATCGATTCATCACATGATGTCTAAAGATCCTATCCCGAAAAAAAGCGCTGTTTTGCATCACTTGCAATTACAGACTATGGATGAAGGTGAGACTTATTGGTCAAAGGATGACGTGCCTTTTCAGGTAACCTACAAAGATGCGATTAATTTGCAAAATGCAAATCTACCTTATTTGCGCTCAGCTATGTACAAAGCAGGGTTTTCGGTGCATTTAAATTCGCCAGAACAGAAGCCATTTGTAGAAGCCGTGCGGCTGTCATCTAAAGACATTTTTGAAATGTTTGACCTGCAATTTATACACGGGGGTACTTGGACACAACAGCAACAAGATGATATCGCTCCCGTCGCCGTTATTTCAAAAACGATTAATGAAAAGCTATTTAAAGGGCAAAACTCAATTGGCCAAAGTTTTTATTTAGATGATATTCGTGTGCAAGTTGTTGGTGTGATTGAAGACTGGGAAACACCTGTAAAATACTACGATACAAATAATGGTTCGTTTAATAGTGCCGAGCAGATATTTATTCCCATCACTTTAGGGGCGGCCCATGAAGTAGTCACTTGGGGTAATACCAATGGCTGGAAAGATGAGCCGGATGATACTTTTAAAGATTTATTGGTGTCAGAAAGCTTGTGGTTACAATTTTGGGTGCAATTGAATAACCAGCAAGAAAAAGAAGAGTTTGAGCGCTATTTGATGAGCTATATGCAGCAGCAGCAAGCACTTGGCCGATTTAATCGTGAACAGCTTAACTATAACCTTTTCGATGTGATGGAGCTAATGGAGTATAGGGGGGTAGTAAGAGAAGATAATAAAATCATGGTTACACTGAGCTTTATGTTTTTAGTAGTGTGTATTGCGAATATTTTAAGTCTTTTACTTGCAAAATTTTTACGAAGAGCATCAGAAGTTGGTGTGCGCAGAGCTTTGGGTGCTTCAAAGCGGCAGGTTTTTTATCAGCATTTAGTTGAAGTTTCTATGATTGGCTTAATGGGCGGTGTACTGGGAATTATCGTAGCACAAATAGGCTTATGGGGCGTTAGAATTAGCCATCGTGGCTATGGTGACCTTGCGAGTATGGATGTAACTATGTTGTTGTCAGCACCTGTTATCGCGATTTTGGCCTGTATGATAGCAGGGCTTTACCCTGCATGGGTTGTGTGTAAAACCACGCCAGCCATTCACTTGAAAAGTCAATAA